In a single window of the Planctomycetota bacterium genome:
- a CDS encoding beta-agarase has protein sequence MIFNKLVVAAGAWLLCVGLAALPVRGQQMLEQGSVEEVEASGKSMPLLTFDADFDTTGVASPEATVSLAIDEQGLRVDTAIVDNQYPGITLSAPSGSWDLSAWRWVRLDVDNVGERDIRLGLRADNPGADDDVSLRMFVIADVPAGQKETISLPIYSTDWALPFLSQLVGMREAPGQSQIDPSQVEKFILFSVRPESNESFVVSNLRVQGEVTPIELSEFLPFIDRYGQYVHTEWPGKATSDDDLLAQVESEAADLAANSGPSSFNQYGGWADGPQLEATGHFRVTKREGMWWLVDPDGRLFFSTGPDCLNIRASGATGVEHRETYFEWLPPREGDELSEHYFVNESWAPHGFYKDKLPFTMFGFYNANLQRKYGDDWRDDFADLAHLRVRSWGMNTIAAWGDPLIYRRQKTAYTTHVWVSGARPIEGSTGYWGQFPDVFDPGFREAARESIAEYEQEQTDPWNIGYYVDNEMGWGDETSLAIAALTSPPDQAAKIELIKDLQINHRNIEALNAAWGTDYGSWDDMLQRQDEPPELDRARADLEPFYQKLCETYFRTIKEELKAVAPDKLYLGARFAWRNDVAVRASARYCDVVSYNAYQASVADLRLPKGIDRPLMIGEFNFMSGDTRGFGGPSISAIDQAHRGERYISYVEGALENPQIVGVHWFQYSDQSPAGRPDEENFNAGIVSLTDYPHAGLVDGIREIGYRMYDVRAAAMNAE, from the coding sequence GTGATCTTCAACAAGCTTGTCGTGGCGGCCGGTGCTTGGCTGCTTTGTGTGGGACTCGCCGCTCTGCCGGTTCGCGGCCAGCAGATGCTCGAGCAGGGCTCCGTCGAGGAAGTCGAGGCGTCAGGCAAGTCGATGCCGCTGCTGACGTTTGACGCCGACTTCGACACCACGGGCGTTGCCTCTCCGGAAGCCACGGTGTCGCTGGCGATCGACGAGCAAGGGCTGCGCGTCGACACGGCGATCGTCGACAACCAGTACCCGGGAATCACGCTTAGCGCCCCAAGCGGATCATGGGACCTTTCAGCTTGGCGCTGGGTCCGGCTCGACGTCGACAACGTCGGCGAACGGGATATCCGACTCGGTCTGCGGGCCGACAACCCGGGTGCCGACGACGACGTGAGCCTGCGAATGTTCGTCATCGCCGACGTTCCGGCGGGGCAGAAGGAGACGATTTCGCTCCCGATTTACTCGACGGACTGGGCGTTGCCGTTCTTGTCCCAGCTGGTCGGGATGCGTGAAGCCCCGGGCCAGTCGCAGATCGACCCGAGCCAGGTCGAAAAGTTCATTCTGTTTTCGGTTCGACCGGAGTCCAACGAGTCGTTCGTCGTCAGCAACCTTCGCGTCCAAGGCGAGGTAACGCCGATCGAGCTGTCGGAGTTCCTGCCGTTCATCGACCGCTACGGCCAGTACGTCCACACGGAGTGGCCGGGCAAAGCGACTTCGGACGACGACTTGCTTGCTCAGGTCGAGTCGGAAGCGGCAGACCTCGCAGCGAATTCCGGGCCGTCCAGCTTCAACCAGTACGGCGGTTGGGCCGACGGGCCGCAGCTGGAAGCGACCGGTCATTTCAGGGTGACAAAGCGTGAGGGCATGTGGTGGCTCGTCGATCCGGACGGTCGCCTGTTCTTCTCCACGGGTCCGGACTGCCTCAACATCCGTGCTAGCGGTGCGACCGGCGTCGAACATCGCGAGACGTATTTCGAGTGGCTCCCGCCCCGTGAAGGCGACGAGCTCTCAGAGCACTACTTCGTCAACGAGAGCTGGGCCCCACACGGGTTCTACAAGGACAAGTTGCCGTTCACGATGTTCGGCTTCTACAACGCAAATCTGCAGCGGAAGTATGGCGACGACTGGCGAGACGACTTCGCTGATCTCGCACACCTCCGCGTCCGCAGCTGGGGCATGAACACCATCGCCGCATGGGGCGATCCGCTGATCTACCGGCGGCAGAAGACGGCGTACACGACCCACGTCTGGGTCAGCGGTGCTCGTCCCATCGAGGGCTCGACCGGCTACTGGGGCCAGTTCCCCGACGTCTTCGATCCCGGCTTCCGCGAGGCCGCCCGCGAGTCCATCGCGGAGTACGAGCAGGAGCAGACCGATCCGTGGAACATCGGCTACTACGTCGACAACGAGATGGGCTGGGGTGACGAGACGAGCCTCGCCATCGCAGCGCTCACAAGCCCACCGGACCAGGCGGCCAAGATCGAGCTGATCAAGGACCTCCAGATCAACCACCGCAACATCGAAGCGCTGAACGCGGCCTGGGGAACCGACTACGGATCGTGGGACGACATGCTTCAGCGGCAAGACGAGCCGCCGGAGCTGGACCGGGCACGAGCGGACCTCGAGCCCTTCTACCAGAAGCTCTGCGAAACGTACTTCCGGACGATCAAGGAAGAGCTCAAGGCGGTTGCGCCGGACAAGCTGTACCTCGGGGCACGCTTTGCCTGGCGAAACGACGTCGCTGTTCGAGCCTCGGCGCGGTACTGCGACGTCGTCAGCTACAACGCATACCAAGCCTCGGTTGCTGATCTTCGGTTGCCCAAGGGCATCGACCGGCCGCTGATGATCGGCGAGTTCAACTTCATGAGCGGCGACACTCGCGGCTTCGGCGGCCCGTCGATCAGCGCGATCGACCAAGCCCATCGCGGCGAGCGGTACATCAGCTACGTCGAAGGTGCCTTGGAAAACCCACAGATCGTGGGCGTCCACTGGTTCCAATACTCCGACCAGTCGCCCGCTGGCCGACCCGACGAAGAGAACTTCAACGCCGGGATCGTCAGTCTCACGGACTACCCACATGCCGGCTTGGTCGACGGCATCCGAGAGATCGGTTATCGCATGTACGACGTCCGTGCAGCTGCGATGAACGCCGAGTGA
- a CDS encoding PQQ-dependent sugar dehydrogenase, translating to MLPRAFTVVAALTATASLACGQADLDGPVEQTGASPAAQGWTSVEVVGGLERPWGLAFLPDGSMLVTEKAGRLRVVDSGGNLVSEPVVGLPEIYSRGQGGLMDVVLHPEFEATRWVYLTHSAGTRNSNYTVMIRGKLSDDMTRLEDVERLFEVAEKKPGGQHFGSRILWLDDGTMLLSIGDGGNPPTEVDGKLARLHAQDLDSHLGKTLRLDEHGRPAPANPFMDDPDNYGGVFTYGHRNIQGMAIHPETRGVWATEHGARGGDELNLITRGTNYGWPLATYSIEYWGPRISNETSLDNAEDPVIVWTPCIAPSGLAFYTGDAIPEWQGDLFAGGLVLKQIRRIKFDDNGQPGEQETLQFPSRIRDVRNGPDGHLYVLTDETPGQVLRIEAR from the coding sequence ATGCTTCCAAGGGCATTCACTGTCGTTGCTGCTTTGACCGCCACCGCTTCGCTCGCCTGCGGACAGGCTGACCTGGACGGACCGGTCGAGCAGACTGGTGCCTCGCCGGCTGCGCAGGGTTGGACCAGCGTCGAAGTTGTCGGCGGACTTGAGCGGCCGTGGGGATTGGCGTTTCTGCCGGACGGATCGATGCTCGTCACCGAGAAGGCGGGGCGCCTTCGCGTTGTCGACAGCGGAGGCAACCTGGTCAGCGAGCCCGTCGTCGGTCTGCCCGAAATCTACAGCCGCGGGCAGGGCGGCCTGATGGACGTCGTGCTCCACCCGGAGTTCGAAGCGACGCGATGGGTCTATCTGACCCACTCGGCGGGTACTCGGAACTCGAACTACACGGTCATGATCCGGGGCAAGCTCAGCGACGACATGACGCGGCTCGAAGACGTCGAGCGGCTGTTTGAGGTCGCCGAGAAGAAGCCGGGCGGACAGCACTTCGGCAGCCGAATCCTCTGGCTTGACGACGGCACGATGCTCCTTTCGATCGGCGACGGGGGCAATCCACCCACCGAAGTCGACGGCAAGCTTGCCCGGCTTCACGCCCAAGATCTGGACAGCCATCTCGGCAAGACCCTTCGCCTCGACGAACACGGCAGGCCCGCGCCGGCCAACCCGTTCATGGACGACCCGGACAACTACGGCGGCGTCTTCACCTACGGCCACCGCAACATCCAGGGCATGGCCATCCATCCCGAGACGCGTGGCGTCTGGGCCACCGAGCACGGTGCCCGCGGCGGCGACGAACTCAACCTGATCACCCGCGGCACGAACTACGGCTGGCCGCTGGCGACGTACAGCATCGAGTACTGGGGGCCACGGATCAGTAACGAAACCAGTCTCGACAATGCCGAGGATCCGGTGATTGTCTGGACCCCGTGCATCGCACCCAGCGGCCTCGCTTTCTACACAGGCGATGCGATCCCCGAGTGGCAGGGCGACCTGTTCGCCGGCGGACTGGTGCTCAAGCAGATCCGCCGGATCAAGTTCGACGACAACGGCCAACCCGGCGAACAGGAAACGCTGCAGTTCCCCAGCCGCATCCGCGACGTCCGCAACGGACCCGACGGTCACCTCTACGTCTTGACCGACGAAACGCCTGGGCAAGTGCTCCGCATCGAGGCGAGGTGA
- a CDS encoding Gfo/Idh/MocA family oxidoreductase, producing MIDTSIQLPTSPAPIVIIGAGGIVRDAHLPAYAKAGFPVFGICNIDRPPAEALAKQYGIANVFETVEQAVEAVPERCVFDIAIMSPQFASTIAKLPDEAHVLLQKPMGDDPAMTREIAAVCRDKRLNLAVNCQLRYAPFVVAARHLIDAGHLGQLHHMEVHVEVNTPWHRFPNVVPLPRLEIQQHSIHYVDLLRSFFGDPSRVWCQTVGNPAQPKLAATRTTAMLDFGDDVQATIFTNHGHIFGTKHQQSFIKWEGTRGAIKATMGLLQNYPDGVPDAFDYCLLDENGDGEWLSASLQDSWFPDAFIGTMADVQRHLEGSLTAMPTDWRDTLRTMACVDAAYASDASGGVVPRYDDSA from the coding sequence GTGATCGACACATCGATCCAGCTTCCGACTTCGCCGGCACCGATCGTGATCATCGGCGCTGGCGGCATCGTCCGGGACGCGCATTTGCCTGCCTACGCCAAGGCAGGCTTCCCCGTCTTCGGCATCTGCAACATTGATCGCCCGCCGGCCGAGGCGCTCGCCAAGCAATACGGCATTGCGAACGTGTTTGAGACGGTGGAGCAAGCCGTCGAGGCGGTGCCGGAGCGGTGTGTTTTCGACATTGCGATCATGTCGCCGCAATTCGCGTCGACGATTGCCAAGCTTCCCGACGAGGCGCACGTGCTCCTGCAAAAGCCAATGGGCGACGACCCGGCGATGACGCGCGAGATTGCCGCGGTCTGCCGCGACAAGAGGCTGAACCTCGCGGTGAACTGCCAGCTTCGTTACGCGCCGTTTGTCGTCGCTGCACGTCACCTGATTGACGCCGGGCACCTCGGCCAGCTGCATCACATGGAGGTGCACGTCGAGGTGAACACGCCGTGGCATCGGTTCCCCAACGTCGTCCCGCTGCCGCGCCTGGAGATTCAGCAGCACAGCATCCACTACGTCGACTTGCTTCGGAGCTTTTTCGGCGATCCGTCGCGGGTGTGGTGTCAAACGGTTGGCAATCCGGCCCAGCCGAAGCTCGCCGCAACCCGAACGACCGCGATGCTCGACTTCGGCGATGACGTGCAGGCCACCATCTTCACCAATCACGGCCACATTTTCGGCACGAAGCACCAGCAGAGCTTCATCAAGTGGGAAGGCACGCGAGGCGCGATCAAGGCGACGATGGGACTGCTCCAGAACTACCCCGACGGGGTGCCGGATGCGTTCGATTACTGCCTTCTCGACGAGAATGGTGACGGCGAGTGGCTATCGGCATCGCTGCAAGACAGCTGGTTCCCCGACGCCTTCATCGGCACCATGGCCGACGTCCAACGTCACCTCGAAGGCAGCCTCACAGCGATGCCAACCGACTGGCGAGACACGCTTCGAACAATGGCGTGCGTGGATGCCGCCTACGCGAGCGATGCCAGCGGTGGAGTCGTGCCCCGCTACGACGACTCAGCGTGA